Within Candidatus Rokuibacteriota bacterium, the genomic segment CGGTACTTCCCCTGGCGCAGCGCCCGCGCGACGTCGGCAGCGAAGTCGGGATGGTCGAGGAGGAACTCGAAGACGGCCGGGCGGCTCCGGAAGGCGATGTCACGCACCTCGCGCTCGACGAGGGCGCCGGCCACGACGTCGCGCACCAGATCGTACGCCCTTGCGTCGAGGCGGTCCCAGGGGATGCCCGGCGGCCGCGGGAGGGCGTCGAGGGCGAGCTCCATCGACGGCGCGCCCGGGTCCGTCGTGACGGCGCTCCCGCGCGGATGCTCACCGGTGCGGGTGTCAGCGTCGAGGTCGGGGTGCCGGGCCCCCGCGGGCCAGGCCGGGCCCGCCCCGACGGCCAGCGCGACGCCGAGGAGGAGGGTGACCGGGGCGCGACGCATGATGCGAAACGATACCATCACCCGTCTTGACCCTCCAAGCCCCGGTCTGCTAGCATGCGGCCCTCTCACCATGACCCGCGCGGACCTCGTGGCCTCCATGGCATCGGCGAGCGGCTGGAGCAAGGCCGCCACCGACAGGGCGCTCCGGGCGTTGCTCGCCTCCATCCGCACCTCGCTCAAGCGGGGCCAGCCCGTGACGCTCGTGGGCTTCGGGACCTTCTCGGTGAG encodes:
- a CDS encoding HU family DNA-binding protein is translated as MTRADLVASMASASGWSKAATDRALRALLASIRTSLKRGQPVTLVGFGTFSVSRRKPRKGKNPRTGQPMNVVGGRTPRFRPSKELKRAVR